Proteins encoded within one genomic window of Onychostoma macrolepis isolate SWU-2019 chromosome 11, ASM1243209v1, whole genome shotgun sequence:
- the si:ch211-253b8.5 gene encoding dysbindin, translated as MSSKGTNLHNKRLPSETEHAQRVPDADSTQQMRLRERQRFFEEVFQHDVDVYLSSAHLQIDYKRPPLGSISSMEVNVDMLEQMDLMDISDQEALDVFFSASGEEGSLTSPLPALGHTDVEEDGLRRNDVSLRISDPCEIKSRMLSTSSNSTCDSQASNEDGSNTPVVQSDDEDVHEDSLLRTGAATANDATKDQSALSHYKLPSH; from the exons ATGAGCTCAAAGGGGACGAATCTCCATAACAAACGTCTGCCGT CTGAGACAGAACATGCGCAGAGAGTCCCGGACGCAGATTCGACCCAGCAAATGAGGCTGAGAGAGAGACAACGATTCTTTGAGGAGGTGTTTCAACACGATGTGGATGTCTACCTTTCCTCTGCACACCTGCAGATAGATTATAAGAGAC CTCCCTTGGGAAGTATTTCATCAATGGAGGTGAACGTCGATATGCTAGAGCAGATGGACCTGATGGACATCTCTGATCAGGAGGCCTTGGATGTCTTCTTCAGTGCCAGCGGAGAGGAAGGATCACTGACATCCCCTCTTCCAG CTCTTGGCCACACTGATGTAGAAGAGGATGGATTGAGGAGAAATGACGTGTCCTTGAGAATTTCTGACCCTTGTGAGATCAAATCCCGTATGTTGTCCACTTCCTCCAACTCCACCTGTGACAGTCAGGCCTCCAATGAGGACGGATCAAACACTCCTGTCGTCCAATCAGATGATGAAGACGTGCATGAAGATAGCCTGTTACGAACAGGTGCGGCCACAGCCAACGATGCCACAAAAGACCAGTCTGCTCTCTCTCATTATAAACTGCCTTCTCATTAA